The genomic interval tcagcctcccgagtggctgggactacaggcacctgccaccgcgcctggataatttttttatttttgtatttttagtagagacggggtttcaccatgttagccaggatggtctcgatttcctgacctcatgatctgcccacctcagcctcccaaagtgctgagatcacaggcgtgagccaccgtgccctgccaacaCCAACTATTTCATTGGCAGTAGAAGAATCACACTCTGCAGCTACTGAGAGGTGGAGGTGAAGCCACCCTGCCAAGCAGCCAACCTCACTTTTTGGTTATTATCCTTGTGCCGATGCTGCCGGACAAACTCTCTCTACAAATCTCAGCATGTGGAAGAAACAGAGGCAGGAACAATTGCCCAGCACCTTTCTATTTCTCGAGGACACTCTTGAAGTTATTCATCAATGTTTTAATTAAAGCAGATCTTATCGCTTTTCCTCAAATGGGAACTTGTTCACTTTTAGActttgttattgttcattttgGGCTTATCTTTGGTCTTTTCCTGTGCTCTTAAAAGGGTGCAAATCAAAATCTGAGTATGATAATCCACTTATCATATGACTAATTACTTCAGTACAAGGAGTTCCTGCCTGTCTGTCCAATATGAATCTTACTACGTCCCAATGTCACAttggcttcttttccttctcGGTGGCAGCATTTGGAGCTTTTACTTAACTTAGGGTCAATTTCGACCTCTGAATTTtccacccctcccccacagcTGTTGCTGGGTCatgctgttttcttttatctctatAAATATTGTGACTTGTAATTGTCACTTATAAATTCATTGTGGCTATACTGAATCATTCCCCCATTATCCAAGTCATCCAAATATTCGATGTGCATTTCCACAAATCATGTAGTGGCCCCCTGATTGGGGATGATTTGTAGAATTAATTATATGCTTTAGATCTCCATTCAGGTCTTCAGGTCACCAATACATTAAGCAGAGCAGGGCCCTGAACAGCTTATATGGATCAACGATTGACAGAGCTGTCGGGGTTGCTGCAAAGCCACTGACTTTTTGCTGTTCCCCGTAACAAAGTATGTTCAAATCTAGGTCACAGGTTTGTGGTAGGGTCGATTCACAGTATACATGTGCAACGGCGTTCAGTAGCATAGCAGTTGAGGTTGTGAAGACATGTGCACCCAGGTCAAAGAAGAAAGATCCTTAGACAAAGCCGCTCAATTCCCAGGCACCCAATCTTCCTTGGGCTTTGTGAACCTGAGATTTGACAGGCTCTTGGGAATGTCTGTCTCTAAGACTCTGTTGGCAGGCTTAATCAGGCTGGTGGCCATCTCCATATGTGCCCCCCCAGCATTTGTGACAAAATAAGGGAAGGGGGACCCAATAAAGCTACTTCTGAAAGCTTATGATCCCACCCCTCATTTAAACTATGTGATGTTGTCATTCTATATAAACtctttccaagtaacttaactaaAACACACTTTGCCATTAGTCTTGAGTGTGGGCACAGCATTATTCTTTTCTAGGCCTTAAGGGTTCCTTCTGCTTAAAAATAATGTCTAACTTTCATGAAGTTTACCCATGATTAAAGTGCCTTCTGAATATATATTATCTTGTTCTATTGGTTTCAATAtacctattttctttaaaaagaaaaaaatgatgaaccATGAGTGTTAACACCAGAAAAACCTTAAGGTACATCTGATCTAATTTCCCACTTTAAAGTGAGAAAATCAAACAGTGCCTAGGGGTTTGATTTTTCCCCAGGCTAATTCGGGTTTTCATATTTCCATCTCAAAGTAGACTTTCTTTGGCTAACTTTAAGTTTTAAACGTAAAGGCCTGAAAAGTAACTCAGGATCTAGCTTTTTCATTAGTTTTGATCGTGTATGAAAGCAAATATTTCTTTCCCCCAAATGAAACCCCCGGGCTTCCAGTATTTGTAGTGATAGTGTGAATCCATTAggtctatttttaattatatctctcttattggttatttttttcacatttcctaACTCATTTGTGATATTGCTTCCATATAATTCAACTTTTTGTGCGCTGGGTTCCCATTTGCCCCACAAAGGCCTATGTGCAAATCTGATATCCTGTTTGAatgacattgttttgtttttaccttatTGCTTCCTATCTTTCACAACAATGTTGTCAGTTCTCAACATTAAGGCATTAAAAATTAGCTTTTCTcaaatgctcagcatcattaatcattagggaaatgcaaattaaaaccataatgaatatcatctcacacctgttagagtGGCATTTGTCAAAAAGGTGAATGATGTGTTAGACataatgcagagaaaagggaacacacaCATTGTGAATAggtatgtaaattagtacagctggtgtggaaaacagtatggagtttcctcaaaaaactaaaaatagaatctaCCCTATGATCCAGGAACCCTAtttctgggtacatatccaagAGAAGCTTCAGAGAGTGCTTTGTTGGGTTTTCTGGAACCCGGCAGGGCTCAGGTGTGTGGGGATGCGCTCTGTGAGCCTGTGTTTCCTCCGCCGTGAGGGCTCCTCCCGCTCCTGTAGGAAAAGGCAGTGCCCCTTTTGTCTTGTCCATGTGGGACTCCAAAGGGTCCAGACGCGACAGAAAGGCGGCGAATCCTCTCAGAGTGGGCAGGGGAGGAGACAGAATATGGGGAGGAGATAGAATATGGGAATGGGGCAGTAGAGGGGTGGGATTTCATGAAATTTCCTGATTCAAGGCTATCATGAAGTAGGCCTCTTTGGGAGCTCGGCCCTCCAGTCGCTGGTGAGGGTAACATCCCACCAGTCTCTGGTGAGGTCCAGTCGCCTCCGCCGACTGCATTGAAAGCCAAAAGCAGAACTAGGCCAGCACCGCGGCCTGGCGTCCAGTGACCCAGCGGTCTGCATATTCCCCAGGGTGGAAGCACTCGGACTTCAGGTTTGAAGGCAATGCGGTCACCACTGCAATAAGAAAAGCAACTAGGGAAAATGGCACCTTCTTCTCCAAACTTTTGAGacactcttgctctgtcgtccaggctggagtgcagtggcacgatctcggctcactgcgacctctgcctcccgggttcaagcgattctcctgcctcggcctcccaagaagctaatTTTtggcatagagagagagaggggggaaggGGGGGGAGAGAGATTGATTTTAATGTCTTCAAGCAAAAAGAGACTCTTTCTGCCTGTTGGCCATCTGCTGCCAGGTGAACGTGAAAATCCATCGAGACGCTTTCTGTGAAAACCGCCTTTATCTCTTTGTCCCTCTTAGGTTAAAATCCGCACTCCAAAACCTTATtgaacagaaaaattacaaaaagcacATATAAGACGTTTCAGTTTTGTAAAGGGTAAAATGAAACTGCCCTTCAGGAAGAATCAGAAGACCGACGAGGGAGAGAGGAGCGATCGTGAAATCTAAGTGGGCTGCCCCCGGGTCTTCCAGGGTTTTGTACTCGGTGGCTTGGCCTGAGTTGATGTGCCCATATTTTCAAACAGCCAAGTGCCCTGAGACACAGCCTTTGCTACGGTACCTGCTGAAATCTGGAAGTGTGATTAACTATTACTTAAATTGAGTGGGGCAGACTAAGAGACAGCAGCAGTGAAGGATGACCTTTGGGAGAAAGACGTCGAGGCGCTGAGGCCAAAGGGTCCGTGAGGAAAGAGCCCGCAGCTCGCGCCCCTCGGCCTGCGGAAGGGAGGGCAAGGAGGGTCCTACGGTTCCTGGGAGGACGCGAAGAGCCAAGAGCTCTGACAGCTGGCGCCGGGGAAAAGGCCCCGAGGCGGGGTCCGCATCCCTGGAAGGGCGGCGTCCACACTCCTGCGAGGCACGGGGCGCCCGGGGCTCGGAAGCTCAAAGCCCGCCGGCTTCTGCAGCTTCTGGAGCTTCTGGGAGCCAAGAGTGTCAGCCGGAAGGATCCCGCACACGGCGCTTAGTTCTGGAACTGGATACCCGGGGGAGGATGCGGGATCCCGAAGCCCGGGTGTGGGTCCCCGTGGTCTTCGTGTTGGGGGTAGGTGCGGAACGCTAAGCCTGGGCCTACTGGGAGCCATAGTCTTCTTGATGGCTGGTGCTTATTGGGCTTTTTTCAGTCGAATTTCAAAATGCAGTTGAATTTCTTACTTTGGAAACGATAATAGAAATGGCTGACCTCAGATTTTCATGATtatgttttgccttttccagtgtATGTGCAGTTTCTGTAGTATAGTGGTTATCATGTTTGCCTCACATGTGAAAGACCCTTGGCTCGAGACTGGAGGGAAAcatggttttttggtttttctttttgtccctAAATTTAGTGAGTTTAATCGAGGTtgggaaacaaacagaaaagtagTTGAACCTGTGGCTACACTTTAGACCTCCTCAATCTAGACAGATTGTTGACCAGGCTACAGTTTCCACTGGTCTGCCAGCAAGAGGCCTGCTTAATGTTAGCTTTGGTTCCAGAAATTCCTTAAGATTCTCTTCATTCTCTTCTGTCGCCTGAATTTTCACAGGCTGACACTGAAAGTGGATGACATCTTAGTGCATTTCCTAAGTGTCCCGCTGGGCTTCGCTTTACTCTGATAAGTTGCAGATCTGGCTGATTTGcgagacaaaaacaaaatatttttttaaaaggttctaAATCTGCATCTGGAACTTGTAGAGTCAATAATCTGAAACCACACGAATTATCTACATACAAAAGATTTTGAATGCATACCCCTTCCCCAAATAATCCTCAGAAAACCGGTTAAGTTTTAGCATCTATGACTCTGAGATGCATATGAGGCCTTTGTAAATTTAGAAGTTGAGAGTAGAAAGTACAGGTTTGTATTTTAGAAGGAGATTTGGGAATAAATATAGCTCTGGTTGATATAGATCATATGTTAAGGTTTGTTGGCCAGAGCTGGTGTGTGTCTTGGGTGTTGGGCAAAGAACAGAGAACAGCCAAAGCTCTGCGAGGTCAATGTGAAGGGTGATTTCCTTGGTGGGCTCAAGTTTATGACGCAGCCTGGACCTAGCTTGGCTTCTCAGCTAGAGAAGAAGCATGATTCCATGTCACAGCTCCTGTCTTTGAAAAAGTCATAATGACTCCCAGACCCAACATGTGGGGAAAACTCTGGATTTGTCTCTTCAGTTGAATGTCTCCGTTGAAAATTGAGGAAAGAAATCTCTCTACTATTTGAACTTCATCAAAAGactaatatgttaatattttgaccGTCAATATTTCCTTAAACTAGTCTACTCCTTTCATAGCTAATACATCAAAGCATATTAACTTAGGAAATGGGATTCTCCCAAACAAGGAAACATTGACGGCAAGGGTTCTTAATCTTTTCACATCACATTTCCTTCAAATGCTTTATACATCTTCAAGCAGACAAATAATAGTATTATAATGATTACGAGACCGATCATTACTCTTTTGCCAAAAAAACCAGCGACAAAAGACTAACTTAGTGGACCAACCTTTGTTTCTTCATTATCTGTACATTGATTCTGTCCTTTTATTTCGTCTTTCTTCTaattctgcttctgcttcttgtTTCCTCCCTGGATTTGAACTTTATTTACCTAAACTACCAGTTAGGTTACCTTCTCAGAACCTCTAAGGCAGCAGTTTGAGATTGACAATGGAAGATTTAagattagaaaaaagaaacatgaatgaaTTTCTGATGTTTTATTATAGGGGTTTATAATGCAGGTAGAAAGACCTTTTTCAGACTTAAGAGTTTGATCCACCAAATGAGCTATTTTGATATTTATAACTTTGTCTAGTAAAAGTTTCCTATAAAAACATTTGGTTTGGATGTGTTTGTTAGCTTTTAGTCGACACTTGAAAAAGGCGGTTGGAAGTTTCTAAGTCTTTTTGGATACTCTTTTCTCTTATCCTCCAGGCCGTGGGTGTGTAGAGGCATTGGTGGTGCAGTGGTAGAATTCTCGTCTCCCACGTGGGAGACCCGGGTTCAATTCCCGGCCAATGCAGCAGGTACTTCTTCATTTCATTATGGCCCTTTACCCGTCTTTTACGCTGCAAAATTATACTGCATAACCTAATAGTGCATTTAGGGGCTTGGCCACCACAAGGTAAAGTGACAACATTACTCACGAGAGTAGCGGCAAGAGACATTCAGGACACTAACCCAGGACCCATGCAATTGTTGGACTCAAACAGCTTAGCAAAGTGGCAAGCACGAAGTGTTTCCGGTGAGTCACTGCAGTTTTGATATTGGTACCTGTTACTTTCATCTATTCACGGGGCGGATCCCTGCAAACCCGAAGAATCATCAGGTTCCTGATTCGCGTGCTGGACCTTGGGCTTACTGCTGAGCCACTGTAGAGAGGATCAAGAAATGACGCTCTTGGAAGGAGAGAAGCTGCGGGCAGGACAGTCACGTCAGAGGTCCAAGAGGCTTCAGCGGCCCAAAGAAAGGGAAGGTGTGTGGGGAAGAATCTGCGTGGAGATGAGGGGAGCGGCGGGGACTGGTCCTTGCGCAGAGGTGGCCAGTGGACCCTCAGGGCTGTACCCCAGACACCGTGAACCGAATTTGCTCACATCGTCAGCGGCCGCGGCCTCCGCGTGCTTTGTGGGCCCATCGGTGTTCTGCGAGGGATTCCGTGTGTCTGGCAATGTCTGTCAACAGGTGTTGGCCTGAAATTtggccgggcacgttggctcatgcctgtaatcccagcactgtgtgaggccgaggcggatggatcgcttgaggtcaagagttcaagaccagcctggctaacatggaaaaatcccgtctctactaaaaatacaaaaattagccgaatgtggtggcatgcacctgctattccggctacttgggaggctgaggcaggagaatcgcttgaacccaggaggcagaggttgcagtgagccaagattgcgctactgcactccacctgggcgacagagcgagactccgtcaaaaaaaaaaaaaaaagcagcgaAAGAAGGCAGAGATGTCAATGGGACAAAGAGACCTCCCAGGAGGCTTGTTGTAGAGGCAGTGGGTGGATCCTGGgagatgagatttttttaaaattatgtagcaGAATGGGGAGAGAAACGGAGAAGCgcatgaaagagagaaaagcacGAAAATCGGCGGCGTCCAAGAATAAAGCAGATAAAATAGTGTGAGTGTTTTTACattcaaaaaatagaagaagtgCAATGCTTGTCAGCAGGCTTTGTGGTCGTGTAGTGGTTAATACTTGTAGTTGTGGTTGCCACAACCTGGGTTCTAATCTGAGTCACAGTAGTGTTTTCTAGCCTGCGATTGTGGCTAATAGACCTGTCGTTTGCtttgcctttaatcctagcagcCTCCAGAGAGCAGAGTAAACCTCTGGCCCCGAAGGGCGCCAGCTTCTGGAGTTTAGCCCACAGCGCAGAAACTAGGGGGCGGCCTGGCCGATAGGAAAACTTGGACATGCTCTTTGTCTCACAATTGAGCAGGAAAAATTCCCGTAGGTGAAGATGCCGCCTCTCAAGGGCCCTTTGTCTGTAGCTTCCACTGGTGAAATAATGCGGTTATAGTCTTTTTCGGTAGAGAAAACGGCTGTATcagtggaattttttaaaaacacaaaacgaGAACGAGTTTTTAATGAGCTGACAATAAAATCTAAACTAGTTGTCATGGTCTGCACAGGCTTGCCTCCATTCCCCATCTGCTAATTTTTATGAGAACagtaaattattactattatcattatttttgagacgtagtcttgttctgtcacccaggctggagtgccgtggctcaatctcggctcactgcaacctgtgtctccgaggttcaagcaatgaGAACAGTAAAGAAGCTACAGTTCACATAAAGTGCACAAATCTTTAGTGCAATTTGTTTAGTTTTGATCAATGTTATCACCACCCAGCTCAAGTTATAGAAAATTGCCATCATCTGAGAAAGGCCTGTTAGAGCCCCTGTCCAGGTGATTCCCACCCTGTGTCCTCTTAGTTATCACTATTCTGATGTCTATTCCCACAGGTTACAATTGCCTGTTCTTAAAGTTCACATGAGTGAATGTACATATGTTTTGTGTCTGGCCTTTTTCTCCAGTTACATTCATTATACTCATGAGATATATCCATGTAGTTTCATAGATCACTTCTCAATTTTGGGGTTATTGATTTCTTGTGCTGAATATTCTTATAACAGTCTTTGTGTGCACTTGAGATTCATGGAAGTCCTTCAATTGCTGGGTCATGACCTGAGTATAAGTTTAACATCAGTATAAATTGCCAGTCTTCTAGAATGCTTTTTCGCCAGCGATGACAGTTGAAGTGGCACCAaattcttgtcagcatttggtgtaCTAACTTTGTTAAATGTAGCTATGCTctcagaccaggctggccaacatggcaaaaccctgtctctactcaaaatacaaaaattagctgggcatggtggcatgcacctgtagtcccagctactccggagggggatgttgcagtgagtcaagatcgcaccattgcactccagcttgcgtgacagaatgagaccctgtctcagaaaaaaaaaaaaagtagccataCACTGGTGAGTGGTTAGTGCTATCTCAGTGTGGAATTAATTTGTATTTGCCTAATGAGCAATCCTATGAAGCATATTTTCTTATGGCTTCCAGCATATAAGAAACTCTCCTTTGCAAAGGCCTATTCGAATATTTTGCCCTATTTTATTTGGCTTAGCTCTATATTACTGACTTACAAAAGTTCTCTTATATATTCAAGAATTGAGTCTTGTTTTGacgttttttaaattatactttaagttttaaggtacatgtgcacaacgtgcaggtttgttacatatgtatacatgtgccatgttggtgtgctgcacccattaactcgtcatttacattaggtatatctcctgatgctatccctccccctccccccaccccacaacagtccccggtgtgtgatgttccccttcctgtgtccaagtgttctcattgttgaattcccacctatgagtgagaacatgcggtgtttggttttttgtccttgcgatagtttgctgagaatgatggtttccagcttcatccccgtccctacaaaggacatgaactcatcattttttatggctgcatagtattccatggtgtatatgtgccacattttcttaatccagtctatcattgtgggacatttgggttggttccaagtctatgctattgtgaatagtgccgcaataaacatacgtgtgcatgtgtctttatagcagcctgatttataatcctttgggtatatacccagtaatgggatggctgggtcaaatggtatttctagttctagatccctgaggaatcaccatactgacttccacaatggttgaactagtttacagtcccaccaacagtgtaaaagtgttcctatttctccacatcctccccaacacctgttgcttcctgactttttaatgatcaccattctaacaggtgtgagatggtatctcactgtggttttgatttgcatttccctgatggccactgatgatgaggattttttcatgtatcttttggctgcataaatgtcttcttttgagaagtgtctgttcatatccttcgcccacttgttgatggggttgtttgttcttttcttgtaaatttgtttgagttctttgtagattctgatgAAACtacagatgagtagattgcaaaaattttctcccattctgtaggttgcctgttcactctaatgacagtttcttttgctgtgcagaagcccttaagtttaattagatcccatttgtcaattttggcttttgttgccattgctttcggtgttttagacatgaagtacttgcccatgcctatgtcctgaatggtattgcctaggttttcttctaggctttttatggttttaggtctgacatttaagtctttaatccatcttgaattaatttttgtataaggtgtaaggaaaggatccagtttcagctttcaacatatggctagccagttttcccagcaccatttattaaatagggaatcctttccccatttcttgtttttgtcaggtttgtcaaagatcagatagttgtagatgtgtggcattatttctgagggctctgttctcctccattggtctatatctctgttttggtaccagtaccatgctgttttggttactgtagccttgtagtatagtttgaagtcaggtagcgtgatgcctccagctttgttcttttggcttaggattgacatggcaatgcgggctcttttttgattccatatgaactttaaagtagttttttccaattctgtgaagaaagtcattggtagcttgatggggatggcagggaatctataaattaccttgggcagtatgaccattttcccgatagtgattcttcctacccatgagcgtggaatgttcttccatttgtttgtatcctcttttattttgttgagcagtgttttgtagttctccttgaagaggtccttcacatcccttgtaagttggattcctaggtattttattctctttgaagcaattgtgaatgggagttccctcatgatttggctctctgtttgtctgttattggtgtataagaatgcttgtgatcttTGCACAAGAATTTTGTATGCTGAggagtcatttttaaaataaatatattgcaaatGAATTTTCCCAGTCAGTGAAAAGTCTGACTGAAAGCTGTCAActgaaaaatcacacaatttataaatttagaagggagattttattttttataaatggtTACAGCCTGCAAGGTGGCCATTCCGACAGACAGGGAGGCATACCCTCCTGCTGAAACCTGAAAAGTACGTttccagggaggggaggggggaacaGGGATTTATGTTGATCTGGTGGGCCAcatatacatattcaacagggAATAGGAGGAGCTCTGAATATTCATGAAGGGATCGTGCTGCATGCATGCTGAGTAAACAAGCCTGTTACATGCAACCCATGTTCATTTTGGGGTGGAGATgacatttaaatacattataattaggCCCTATGCTTCAAAAGGGGAAGCAGGGACACAAAGGCAGTCAAGTGCACAGCCTCTGTAAACCGTCCAGAACCCGTCCACAGCCAGTGCTCTCTTATCAAGGggaagttactgaaatcagtctcttgtccaatcaaagctgTAGTTATGGCTTGTGTAGGGAGGGCTCAGTCAGTTTATGGTAATGGGTGAGCTGCAAGTGCTTCAGCATTGCTTATCTCaaggccagtgcttgtttagctagagaaaaaaaggaagaagaaaaaaacctgtggCAATTGgaacatagtttattctttaagttgAGGGGCGCATGACTCCACCTTGCCTGGCTTGGCCTTAGGTCTCGTTTATCATACCGTATCTTACTACTGCAaggagtctgttctgtcagtcttaggatctctattttaacaataatgctggtcagttgtgtctaAACCACAAAGGGAGAGAGTATAAGGAGAGGTGTCTGAGATTCCAACTACTGGGCAGGAACTCAGTATTTAAGACTTCTCTGGGGTCTCCTTGGCCAAGAAGCAGTCTGTCCAGTTGGTTGAGTGGctttggattttaattttagttctCAAAGCATTTAATTTGATGaaattttgccatattttttctgtatttttaaagcctGTTATGTTCTATAAGAAATCTTTCTACTCAGGATAGTGAATGTATTCTCTTAATTTTATCTCTCTATGAGTTCCAgtgttttagttttaatttttaaattgatgacaTCTAAAATTCTACTCCTAACCAAAACATTCCTGGGGGTGACCAAGGACAACTCCAAAAATCTTCCATAAATGGAAGTAAGACTTACTCCTTAAAGAACTTACTGGGATCCGGGCCtgcggggcacagtggctttaGTGCACCTCTGCTCTTAAGACTATTCAGAAATTGTCTTTGTGAACCCATCAGGCTGTTTCAAAATCAGCAATTTAGGGCTTGCTTGCAACATGCAGTTATGCAGCAGCTGTTTTGTGGATCTGGTGAGTGCCTGCACGCATAGTTCCCCGggaattttctgaatttgaattctCATGGTATTTCAAGTGGCTcagttgtctctttcttttcttttcttttcttttctttttttttttttttttttgagtcagagtcttgctctgtcacccaggatggagtgcagtggctggagtgcagtggcgcgatctcagatcactgcaagctccgcctcccgggttcacgccattctcctgcctctgcctccccagtagctgggactacaggcacccgccaccacgcccggctacttttttgtatttttagtagagacgaggttttaccgtGGTCTtcatctgacctcgtgatccgcccgcctcggtctcccaaagtgttgggattacaggcgtgagccaccgcgcccggccagttgtctctttcttttgcctactgCCACACACGTACCACCAAATCCTGCACTCCAAGCTGCTTCTACACCCTGGACTCCCAACCTCCAGTTAGACAATCCACATCTTCCcacacctgcctcaggctccatcAGGCTACTGTGCCTCCTGCAGCAACCAGGCCAGGGGGAATCTGGATTCCTATTACACTTCTGAGGAAGGTGGTCAGGGAGTGTGGAGGatgtgggtgggagggggtgaggttGAGGGCAGGAGTACACTGTGGTCTTCTGTCTTCTACCTCATTGGCCCAGGTGCTGCTCTCCCTCCGGTTGTCTGCTTTCAGCCCTGCCTGGGAAATCAGGCTGGCGCCCTGATCTTCCTGACTCTCATTTTGTGAGGAACCTGAACGGATGAGCCATCGCTCTTGTCCCA from Homo sapiens chromosome 1 genomic patch of type FIX, GRCh38.p14 PATCHES HG1343_HG173_HG459_PATCH carries:
- the LOC124905566 gene encoding FAM231A/C-like protein LOC102723383, which encodes MGCSKGLWKERPSAHTSECFSTTACPVAFILLVWNSQTPAGLQSLCTGRHPSLSARAQRAGPGASREEGTFWTERVGQERWLIRSGSSQNESQEDQGASLISQAGLKADNRRESSTWANEVEDRRPQCTPALNLTPSHPHPPHSLTTFLRSVIGIQIPPGLVAAGGTVA